A genomic region of Bernardetia sp. ABR2-2B contains the following coding sequences:
- a CDS encoding OmpH family outer membrane protein, producing MKNTFTNSFYFALTLIISFVAFTSCQPKDSKTANATTTTTSSSNATNNGDIAYVNLDTLNTYYDYLVDIKNKTEKKQTEMRRQLEQSEIQLQSEAESFQKRASQGLLSENAAKKEQQDLQTKYQMLERQKGSMSEALMLQGEKDMNQAYSNIESVLEEYKAEKGYKVVLGTQKGMSMILYTDKELDITKTVLERLNANYKAEKDSTEAAQ from the coding sequence ATGAAAAATACATTCACTAATTCATTTTACTTTGCACTTACTCTAATCATTTCTTTTGTTGCTTTCACAAGTTGTCAGCCAAAAGACTCTAAGACTGCAAATGCTACAACAACAACTACTAGCTCGTCAAACGCTACAAATAATGGCGATATTGCTTATGTCAATCTTGATACGTTAAATACTTATTACGACTATTTAGTAGATATAAAAAATAAGACAGAAAAGAAGCAAACAGAAATGAGAAGACAACTAGAGCAAAGCGAAATTCAATTGCAAAGTGAGGCTGAAAGTTTTCAAAAACGTGCTTCTCAAGGTCTTTTGTCTGAAAATGCTGCAAAAAAAGAACAGCAAGACCTTCAAACAAAATACCAAATGTTAGAAAGACAAAAAGGTTCTATGTCAGAAGCTCTTATGTTACAAGGCGAAAAAGATATGAACCAAGCGTACTCAAATATTGAATCTGTTTTGGAAGAATATAAAGCTGAAAAAGGATATAAGGTTGTTTTAGGAACTCAAAAAGGCATGTCAATGATTCTTTATACAGATAAAGAATTAGATATTACAAAAACTGTTTTGGAGCGTCTGAATGCAAACTACAAAGCTGAAAAAGATAGCACAGAAGCAGCTCAGTAA
- a CDS encoding phosphatidylserine decarboxylase family protein, producing the protein MKIHKEGYPSLLIVTIFAALVIGAGYYFSSSFSNPQLIEAIAVIIGVAFFLIILQFFRNPHVEVERNEKHIIAPADGKVVVIEEVEETEYFNEKRRQISIFMSPINVHVNRNPLSGIVSYFKYHPGKYLVAWHPKASTDNERTTVVVKQPNTNTEILFRQIAGALARRICWYVKEGQPVVQGNEFGFIKFGSRVDIFVPLDAEINVNLEQKTKGGKTIIATLK; encoded by the coding sequence ATGAAAATTCATAAAGAAGGTTACCCTAGTCTGCTCATCGTTACTATTTTTGCTGCACTCGTTATTGGTGCAGGGTATTATTTTTCAAGTTCTTTTTCAAATCCTCAACTCATTGAAGCAATAGCTGTTATTATTGGAGTTGCTTTTTTCTTGATTATTCTTCAATTTTTTAGAAATCCTCATGTAGAAGTAGAACGTAATGAAAAGCATATCATTGCACCTGCTGATGGAAAAGTAGTTGTTATAGAAGAAGTAGAGGAAACAGAATATTTTAATGAAAAGCGTCGTCAGATTTCAATTTTTATGTCTCCTATCAATGTTCATGTCAATCGTAATCCTTTGTCTGGTATTGTATCTTATTTCAAATATCACCCTGGAAAGTATTTAGTAGCTTGGCATCCGAAGGCAAGTACAGACAACGAACGCACAACTGTTGTGGTAAAACAACCTAATACAAATACAGAAATTTTATTTCGTCAGATTGCTGGTGCGTTGGCTCGTCGTATTTGTTGGTATGTAAAAGAAGGACAGCCTGTAGTACAAGGCAACGAGTTTGGTTTTATCAAATTTGGTTCTCGTGTAGATATTTTTGTTCCTCTTGATGCAGAAATAAATGTAAACTTAGAGCAAAAAACAAAAGGAGGAAAAACTATAATTGCTACGTTGAAGTAA